In a single window of the Cervus elaphus chromosome 1, mCerEla1.1, whole genome shotgun sequence genome:
- the LOC122702104 gene encoding olfactory receptor 51I2-like, translating into MKAKSNESLDLLSVFLTGIPGLEAQHGWLSIPFFTMYLVAIVGNSLIMAAVQADPALDGPMYLFLSMLAGTEVGVSVSTLPTVMGILWFDARRVDFDGCLAQMFFIHTFSCMESGVLLAMSYDCFVAIYNPLRYTAILTLPRIVCTGLVITLKSVILRAPLPVLLRSLPYCHTNILSHSYCLHPDLIQLPCADTKLNSILGLAIVLATFGLDSLLIVVSYMLILYRVLGIASGEGRRKALNTCVSHICAVLVYYVPLISVSVMHRTAKHASPLAHTLMSSIYLFVPPVLNPIIYSVKTKPIQQGIVTLFSCKRE; encoded by the coding sequence ATGAAAGCTAAGAGCAATGAAAGTCTTGACCTCCTATCTGTCTTCCTGACTGGCATTCCAGGATTGGAGGCCCAACACGGCTGGCTGTCCATCCCCTTCTTCACCATGTACCTTGTAGCTATTGTGGGCAACAGCCTAATCATGGCAGCGGTGCAAGCGGATCCTGCCTTAGACGGGCCCATGTACCTGTTTCTCTCCATGTTGGCTGGCACTGAGGTGGGTGTCTCTGTGTCTACACTGCCTACTGTCATGGGCATTCTTTGGTTTGACGCCCGCCGGGTTGACTTTGATGGCTGCCTTGCCCAGATGTTCTTCATCCACACCTTCTCCTGCATGGAGTCAGGGGTCCTGCTGGCTATGAGTTATGATTGCTTTGTAGCCATCTACAATCCACTGCGCTACACAGCCATCCTCACCCTGCCCCGTATTGTCTGCACTGGTCTGGTCATTACACTGAAGAGTGTGATCCTCAGGGCTCCCCTTCCAGTCCTCTTGAGGTCACTGCCCTATTGCCACACTAACATCCTCTCCCACTCTTACTGCCTCCACCCAGACCTGATCCAGCTGCCTTGTGCGGACACTAAGCTCAATAGCATCCTGGGCTTGGCCATTGTCCTGGCCACTTTTGGACTGGACTCACTGCTGATTGTGGTCTCCTATATGTTGATTCTTTACAGAGTGCTGGGTATTGCTTCTGGGGAGGGACGGCGGAAGGCCCTCAACACGTGTGTGTCACACATCTGTGCGGTACTTGTGTACTACGTGCCTTTGATTAGCGTGTCTGTGATGCATCGTACTGCCAAGCATGCCTCACCTCTGGCCCACACACTCATGTCCAGCATCTACCTCTTTGTCCCTCCTGTGCTCAATCCCATCATCTACAGTGTCAAGACCAAACCAATCCAACAGGGAATTGTCACCTTGTTTTCCTGCAAAAGAGAATGA
- the LOC122698828 gene encoding olfactory receptor 51I1 has translation MLGLNGTPFQPATLQLTGIPGMQTGQAWVALVFCILYLISIIGNLTILALVIREPSLHQPMYYFLSMLSLNDLGVSFSTLPTVLATFCFNYRHVDFDACLVQMFLIHTFSFMESGILLAMSFDRFVAICDPLRYATVLTNNRILAMGLGILAKSFTTLFPFPFLVKRLPFCKGNVLHHSYCLHPDLMKVACGDIHINNIYGLFVVLFTYGIDSTFILLSYTLILRAVLAIASQEQRFKALNTCMSHICAVLAFYVPIIAVSMIHRFWKSAPLVVHVMMSNVYLFIPPMLNPIIYSVKTKEIRRGIRQVFCKTWG, from the coding sequence ATGTTGGGCCTCAATGGCACCCCCTTCCAGCCCGCCACACTCCAGCTAACAGGCATCCCTGGGATGCAGACAGGTCAAGCCTGGGTTGCTCTGGTTTTCTGCATCCTCTACCTGATTTCCATCATTGGCAACCTCACCATCCTTGCTTTGGTGATTCGAGAGCCTTCTCTACACCAGCCCATGTACTACTTCCTCTCTATGCTCTCTCTCAATGATCTGGGAGTGTCCTTCTCTACACTTCCCACCGTGCTTGCTACCTTCTGCTTCAACTATCGTCATGTTGACTTTGATGCCTGCTTGGTTCAGATGTTCCTCATTCATACTTTCTCTTTCATGGAGTCAGGCATACTGCTGGCCATGAGCTTTGATCGTTTTGTGGCTATTTGTGACCCACTACGCTATGCAACTGTGCTCACCAACAACCGCATCTTGGCTATGGGCCTGGGCATCCTTGCCAAAAGTTTCACCactctcttccctttcccctttctgGTGAAACGACTGCCCTTCTGCAAAGGCAATGTTTTACATCACTCATACTGCCTCCATCCAGATCTCATGAAAGTGGCATGTGGAGATATCCATATTAATAACATCTATGGGCTCTTTGTGGTTCTTTTCACCTATGGCATAGACTCAACTTTTATCCTGCTTTCTTATACATTGATCCTGAGAGCCGTGCTGGCTATTGCATCCCAGGAGCAGCGGTTCAAGGCTCTCAACACCTGCATGTCCCACATCTGTGCAGTCCTGGCTTTTTATGTGCCCATTATTGCTGTCTCCATGATCCACCGCTTCTGGAAAAGTGCCCCACTTGTTGTTCATGTCATGATGTCCAATGTCTACCTGTTTATACCCCCCATGCTCAACCCCATCATCTACAGTGTGAAGACAAAGGAGATACGCAGAGGGATCCGTCAAGTCTTCTGTAAGACTTGGGGCTGA